The Crocosphaera subtropica ATCC 51142 genome includes a window with the following:
- a CDS encoding 2,3-bisphosphoglycerate-dependent phosphoglycerate mutase, giving the protein MAKLILLRHGQSLWNAANKFTGWVDVPLSERGRAEATVASCKLRDKGYKIDVCFTSLLIRSIETAVICLTECDQICGEKIPIIQHDSDDPDWHGWDKYAGNFYQELPIFTSQALDERYYGNLQGLNKAETAEKFGEEKVHEWRRSYSSRPPGGESLEDTKNRVIPYFQSRISDHIKRGQTVLVAAHGNSLRAMVMALDNLEPDEVPGLELTTGVPIIYDFDDQGNVLEKTILT; this is encoded by the coding sequence ATGGCAAAATTAATCTTACTACGTCATGGACAAAGTCTTTGGAATGCTGCTAATAAATTTACTGGGTGGGTTGATGTTCCCTTGAGTGAAAGAGGACGTGCAGAAGCAACGGTAGCCTCTTGTAAATTACGGGATAAAGGTTATAAAATTGACGTTTGTTTTACCAGTTTACTAATTAGAAGTATTGAAACTGCTGTCATTTGTTTAACGGAATGTGACCAAATTTGTGGTGAAAAAATTCCTATTATTCAACATGATTCTGATGATCCTGATTGGCACGGTTGGGATAAATATGCTGGTAATTTTTATCAAGAATTACCCATTTTTACTTCCCAAGCTTTAGATGAGCGTTATTATGGCAATTTGCAAGGATTAAATAAAGCAGAAACAGCCGAAAAATTTGGTGAAGAAAAAGTCCATGAGTGGCGGCGTTCCTACTCCTCTCGTCCTCCCGGTGGGGAAAGTTTGGAAGATACAAAAAATCGAGTTATTCCCTATTTTCAAAGCCGAATTTCAGACCATATTAAGCGAGGACAAACGGTTTTAGTCGCTGCTCATGGCAACTCCTTAAGGGCGATGGTTATGGCATTAGACAACCTTGAACCCGATGAAGTTCCAGGGTTAGAATTGACCACTGGAGTCCCCATTATTTACGATTTTGATGATCAGGGCAACGTATTAGAAAAAACAATATTAACTTAA
- a CDS encoding phosphatase PAP2 family protein, translating into MKLKLKQYAWDGLNNTVIIFIIILLLFIALTVAVVSGSLDAWDATFLDWVRHFHHPSLMILARVSYFLGEAEVAVFIVIAGLGFLCWKRYWKEAQVLAISAMGVLILIDQILKPWFGRVRPAPGLIDVHGKSYPSGHVSGNLMLYLYLSYLVSFHFPKWGTFLYVISTILVAMMGWASIYLNIHWFTDLIGGVCIAYLGFLFCITLLKSISKKYRNF; encoded by the coding sequence ATGAAGCTCAAACTGAAACAATATGCCTGGGATGGACTCAATAATACTGTCATTATCTTTATTATTATTTTGCTTTTATTTATTGCCTTAACCGTCGCTGTTGTTTCAGGGAGTCTTGATGCTTGGGACGCAACTTTTTTAGACTGGGTTCGTCACTTTCACCATCCTAGTTTAATGATTTTGGCCAGAGTATCCTACTTTTTAGGAGAAGCAGAAGTTGCTGTCTTTATTGTTATCGCCGGGTTAGGGTTTTTATGTTGGAAACGTTATTGGAAAGAAGCCCAAGTTTTAGCCATATCAGCCATGGGTGTTTTAATATTAATTGATCAAATTTTAAAACCTTGGTTTGGTCGAGTTCGTCCTGCACCTGGGTTAATTGATGTCCACGGAAAAAGTTATCCTAGTGGTCACGTTTCTGGAAATTTAATGTTATATTTGTATCTTTCCTATTTAGTTTCCTTTCATTTTCCAAAATGGGGGACGTTTCTTTATGTGATCTCTACTATTTTAGTAGCGATGATGGGTTGGGCTAGTATCTACTTAAATATTCATTGGTTTACGGATTTGATTGGAGGTGTTTGTATTGCTTATTTAGGCTTTCTTTTTTGCATTACCCTCCTAAAATCAATTAGCAAAAAATATCGTAATTTTTAA
- a CDS encoding ArnT family glycosyltransferase, whose translation MNKTLIKNKNNQIIAAWKKDPKALWFFSVLWLFVISFIAFIANLGSIGLMDKTEPMFVEAARQMLITGDWVTPYWNGETRFDKPPLTYWLVGLSFQLFGINEWGARIPSALAAIAVVILGFYTLKNFGFSRAKEITQTSTKFWFSAWIGAGIIALNPFWIAWGRTGVSDMFLSSGIALALLSFFLGYGYSETNSKSYFGLSISRWWYIGYWVFMALGVLAKGPVALVLPGLTVIVFLLYVGRFIEVVKETPWVLGISSFLLISVPWFVLVTIEHGQEYINTFFGLHNVQRFTSVVSRHPGAWYYYIPVIMVGLLPWSIYLPLAIAKLRVWQRQQWIHSPRSTHLGIFCLCWFLVVLIFFSSSVTKLAGYVLPLMPAAAIMIALFWSEQVETKSEESSGIWSFLFLLSAIANVGILVGLGVASFLTPQLIGEDAMMPQFKELLQASNLSIKGGIIWSSAAFFCLLFLFLRHYRRWLWVANLLGFLAFFSWVGLPVAQIVDNQRQLPLRELSTTVKAERQPEERLAFLGFMRPTLVFYTQEVVDSVTEADIDNGPALDYFQRIDSPDTLLMISEQKYLNKLGLDKSDYTLIKQEGVYKLIRVNKQTVIKRYKSR comes from the coding sequence ATGAATAAGACACTTATAAAAAATAAAAATAATCAAATTATTGCTGCTTGGAAAAAAGATCCTAAAGCCCTCTGGTTTTTTTCTGTTTTATGGCTATTTGTAATTAGTTTTATTGCATTTATAGCTAATTTAGGCAGCATCGGTTTGATGGATAAGACAGAACCTATGTTTGTAGAAGCTGCCCGTCAAATGCTCATAACAGGAGATTGGGTAACTCCCTATTGGAATGGAGAAACTCGTTTTGATAAACCACCATTGACCTATTGGTTGGTGGGATTATCTTTTCAATTATTTGGTATTAATGAATGGGGGGCAAGAATCCCCTCCGCTTTAGCTGCGATCGCTGTTGTGATTTTGGGATTTTATACCCTAAAAAATTTTGGTTTTTCACGGGCAAAAGAAATAACTCAAACCTCAACAAAATTTTGGTTTTCAGCTTGGATAGGAGCAGGAATTATAGCTTTAAATCCTTTTTGGATTGCTTGGGGAAGAACAGGGGTTTCTGATATGTTTCTCTCCAGTGGAATTGCTTTAGCGTTATTATCTTTTTTCTTAGGATATGGCTACTCTGAAACAAATTCTAAATCCTATTTTGGCTTATCAATTTCACGATGGTGGTACATTGGTTACTGGGTTTTTATGGCGTTAGGGGTATTAGCTAAAGGTCCTGTAGCCTTAGTTTTACCTGGTTTAACTGTTATTGTTTTTCTGCTGTATGTTGGACGGTTTATTGAAGTTGTCAAAGAAACCCCTTGGGTATTGGGAATTAGTAGTTTTTTACTGATCTCAGTTCCTTGGTTTGTCTTGGTAACCATTGAACATGGACAAGAATATATTAATACGTTTTTTGGCCTCCATAATGTACAGCGATTTACTAGCGTTGTCAGTCGCCATCCTGGAGCTTGGTATTATTATATTCCTGTGATTATGGTGGGATTATTACCTTGGTCAATTTATTTACCCTTAGCGATCGCTAAATTAAGGGTTTGGCAGCGACAACAATGGATACACTCACCCCGTTCTACCCATCTAGGAATTTTCTGTTTATGTTGGTTTTTAGTAGTTCTTATTTTCTTCTCTAGTTCTGTTACTAAATTAGCTGGTTATGTCCTTCCTTTAATGCCGGCTGCTGCTATTATGATTGCTTTATTTTGGAGTGAACAAGTTGAAACCAAATCAGAAGAATCATCGGGAATTTGGTCTTTCTTATTTTTATTAAGTGCGATTGCTAATGTTGGTATTTTAGTGGGTTTAGGGGTGGCCAGTTTTTTGACTCCTCAATTAATTGGGGAAGATGCCATGATGCCTCAATTTAAGGAGCTTTTACAGGCTTCAAATTTGAGTATTAAAGGGGGAATAATTTGGTCATCTGCTGCCTTTTTCTGTTTATTATTTCTCTTTTTACGTCATTATCGTCGCTGGTTATGGGTAGCGAATTTATTGGGGTTTTTGGCATTTTTCTCTTGGGTAGGGCTACCAGTAGCTCAAATCGTCGATAATCAAAGACAGTTACCTTTGCGAGAATTGTCTACTACTGTTAAAGCAGAAAGACAACCAGAAGAAAGATTAGCCTTTTTAGGTTTTATGCGTCCTACTTTGGTCTTTTATACTCAAGAGGTGGTTGATTCTGTCACAGAAGCCGATATTGATAATGGTCCAGCTTTAGACTATTTCCAACGAATAGATAGTCCTGACACTTTATTAATGATTAGTGAACAAAAATATCTCAATAAGTTAGGATTAGACAAATCTGATTACACTTTAATAAAACAAGAAGGGGTTTATAAATTAATTCGAGTCAATAAACAGACGGTTATCAAAAGATACAAGAGTCGTTAA
- a CDS encoding HD domain-containing phosphohydrolase, translating to MLPESTLNQLKSALPDGQLPPSYGVYFKNTLVALCHALEDHILKSTPDDDPQQHPLVLVTFQQGKWYLQEADRYYDIAQCSRHIAIAAVAESGFDSHKTGKLDNVSLVHLNQDDPLIEEWNLIILAPGYAAMVLCRELSPEDYRADTQPQTDTERKFYGLWTFDRLPVEESAKILIEGMRSYNPELADQLSKMQQAIAETPQDVTIDLTGVVSRIVTYLQTSQQQLVTINRQTRELVDLEGQARKLNRNLAASKLQAFLRMAQRVDEKDKDNPLASLQVSALAETIGQLLDLPTLQLRRLRLAGLLYRIGLAEAPKEVFTHTPDQLNDSSYAFWRDRAMLGSQLLATMPELKAIKDIVRHQLEHWDGSGKPNGLKGEENSIEARILGLVAYFQELTQPRGDRPALSLGEALEKCQSYQGSWFDPTLVDTLANIIRLVEMGLMALPDRPSQLPAIWLEEATK from the coding sequence ATGTTACCTGAGTCAACCCTAAACCAACTGAAAAGCGCACTTCCAGACGGTCAATTGCCCCCTAGTTACGGGGTTTACTTCAAAAATACCCTGGTTGCCCTTTGTCACGCCTTAGAAGACCATATTCTTAAAAGTACCCCCGATGATGATCCCCAACAACATCCCCTAGTCTTAGTGACGTTTCAACAAGGAAAATGGTACTTACAAGAAGCTGATCGCTATTATGATATTGCCCAATGTTCTCGTCACATTGCGATCGCAGCCGTAGCCGAAAGTGGGTTTGACAGCCATAAAACAGGAAAATTAGACAATGTTTCCTTAGTCCATCTTAATCAAGATGATCCCCTCATTGAAGAGTGGAATTTAATCATTTTAGCCCCAGGCTACGCAGCTATGGTACTCTGTCGGGAACTGTCCCCCGAAGACTACCGCGCCGATACCCAACCCCAAACAGACACTGAACGAAAATTTTATGGACTTTGGACTTTTGATCGTCTTCCCGTTGAAGAGTCGGCTAAAATTTTAATCGAGGGAATGCGGTCTTATAACCCAGAATTAGCTGATCAATTAAGCAAAATGCAACAAGCGATCGCAGAAACTCCCCAAGATGTCACTATCGATCTTACCGGAGTCGTTTCTCGTATCGTCACTTACTTACAAACCTCTCAGCAACAGTTAGTGACCATTAACCGTCAAACTAGAGAACTGGTAGACTTAGAAGGGCAGGCCCGAAAATTAAACCGAAACTTGGCCGCTAGTAAGTTACAAGCCTTTCTCCGCATGGCCCAACGGGTGGATGAAAAAGACAAAGATAACCCCCTCGCTTCCTTGCAAGTATCAGCCCTCGCAGAAACCATCGGACAGTTGTTGGACTTACCCACACTGCAACTAAGACGGTTACGCTTAGCCGGGTTATTGTATCGCATTGGCCTCGCAGAAGCCCCCAAAGAAGTGTTTACCCATACCCCCGATCAACTAAATGATTCGAGTTACGCTTTTTGGAGAGATAGGGCAATGTTAGGATCTCAGTTATTAGCCACTATGCCGGAATTAAAAGCTATTAAAGACATCGTAAGACACCAGTTGGAACATTGGGACGGAAGCGGTAAACCCAATGGCTTAAAAGGGGAAGAAAACAGCATCGAAGCAAGGATATTAGGCTTAGTTGCCTACTTCCAAGAATTAACCCAACCTAGAGGCGATCGCCCTGCTCTAAGTTTAGGGGAAGCCTTAGAAAAATGTCAATCTTATCAAGGAAGTTGGTTCGATCCCACCTTGGTTGATACCCTAGCCAATATTATTAGATTAGTGGAAATGGGTTTAATGGCATTACCTGATCGTCCCAGTCAACTGCCGGCTATTTGGTTAGAAGAAGCAACAAAATGA
- a CDS encoding pentapeptide repeat-containing protein yields MTIPPESSSVSSSEANGKEEINPSPSLNPSKTSSSSSINLVSPSTSPKPLYLQEVKSSNPWLLLTTIGVMGIGLLLQLPWVGLTSAIVALILSLRVILPSLKNWFLRYLTPQERETLTGFTVFALSLAGIFYYFGIYQTIGNWLNQFKYDEFGSWAEWVGALGQIMIAILAVYVAWAQYVISKDLTLQQNLITQQQTIDTYFQGISDLVLDGEGMLEDWPQERSIAEGRTAAILSSVDGVGKAKILRFLSQSRLLTPLMRDSRLGRPMLDGVGGYAEDRAYGLRVINLGVMLAGANLSNQDLRWTDLSEANLVRANLSGCDLVKANLSRTVLYDANLKGADLKSTRLFYGSAETASPRSRTHTPDYTTGAYTGVVIENCNLAEVKNLTPEQHYYLCAWGGEQSRATIPGGCKGIPNKLNR; encoded by the coding sequence ATGACAATCCCTCCTGAGTCTTCTTCTGTTTCATCTTCAGAAGCTAATGGCAAAGAAGAGATTAATCCCTCCCCCTCATTAAATCCTTCCAAGACCTCATCATCATCCTCTATTAATTTGGTGTCACCATCCACGTCACCAAAACCCCTATATCTTCAAGAAGTTAAGTCCTCGAATCCTTGGTTACTCTTGACCACCATTGGTGTTATGGGGATAGGACTACTCTTACAATTACCCTGGGTTGGGTTAACCAGTGCCATCGTTGCCCTAATTTTGTCCCTAAGAGTAATCCTTCCCTCTCTCAAAAATTGGTTTCTACGATATCTCACCCCCCAAGAGAGGGAAACCTTAACTGGTTTTACGGTTTTCGCCCTCTCCTTAGCAGGTATTTTCTACTATTTCGGTATTTATCAAACCATTGGTAATTGGCTTAATCAGTTTAAATATGATGAGTTTGGGTCTTGGGCGGAATGGGTTGGGGCTTTAGGACAGATTATGATTGCTATTTTAGCTGTGTATGTTGCTTGGGCGCAGTACGTCATCTCCAAAGACTTAACTCTACAGCAAAACCTGATTACCCAACAGCAAACCATTGATACCTATTTTCAAGGTATTTCCGATTTAGTTTTAGACGGAGAAGGAATGTTAGAAGACTGGCCGCAAGAACGTTCCATTGCCGAAGGACGAACCGCAGCCATTCTTAGCAGTGTCGATGGGGTAGGAAAAGCCAAAATTTTGCGGTTTCTTTCTCAATCACGATTACTCACCCCCTTAATGCGAGATAGTCGTCTGGGAAGACCGATGTTAGATGGAGTTGGGGGTTATGCTGAAGATCGAGCTTATGGACTACGGGTCATTAATTTAGGGGTTATGTTAGCCGGTGCTAATTTATCGAATCAAGATTTACGTTGGACTGATTTAAGTGAAGCCAATCTGGTTCGTGCGAATTTAAGCGGTTGCGATTTAGTTAAAGCGAATTTATCCCGTACCGTTTTATACGATGCTAATCTCAAAGGGGCTGATCTCAAAAGCACTCGTTTATTCTACGGTTCAGCAGAAACCGCTAGTCCACGTTCAAGAACCCATACCCCTGATTACACCACTGGTGCCTATACAGGGGTGGTGATTGAAAACTGTAACTTGGCTGAGGTGAAAAATTTGACCCCAGAACAACATTATTATCTGTGCGCTTGGGGGGGAGAACAGAGTCGTGCTACCATTCCAGGGGGTTGTAAAGGAATTCCTAATAAGTTGAATCGATAA
- a CDS encoding chlorophyll a/b-binding protein produces MKSNNQNEGKFGFTGYAENWNGRLAMIGFISALIVELVTGQGVLHFWGLL; encoded by the coding sequence ATGAAAAGCAACAACCAAAACGAAGGGAAATTCGGCTTTACCGGCTATGCTGAAAACTGGAATGGCCGCCTAGCTATGATTGGCTTTATTTCCGCTTTAATCGTGGAATTAGTAACGGGTCAAGGGGTATTACACTTTTGGGGTTTACTCTAA
- a CDS encoding EamA family transporter yields the protein MTFQEFCLLLVSVLTSAMGQLFLKMGATKLGKVDASNAVSHILNIILTPELILGLSCYGLGAIAYILLLTRVNLSVAGPSASIIYVFSVLIGYFVFKETIPIHRAFGLGFIVCGVVLVVWKAN from the coding sequence GTGACCTTTCAAGAGTTTTGTTTATTGTTAGTTTCGGTGTTAACCAGTGCTATGGGGCAATTATTCCTAAAAATGGGAGCCACCAAATTAGGAAAAGTGGATGCTAGTAATGCAGTGAGTCATATTTTAAATATCATTTTAACGCCAGAACTCATCTTAGGACTCTCCTGTTATGGCTTGGGAGCGATCGCTTATATTCTCTTATTAACTCGTGTTAATTTAAGCGTTGCTGGTCCTTCGGCTTCGATTATTTACGTCTTCTCGGTCTTAATTGGTTATTTTGTCTTTAAAGAAACGATCCCTATTCATCGAGCTTTTGGCTTAGGGTTTATTGTCTGTGGGGTAGTTTTAGTGGTTTGGAAAGCCAATTAA
- a CDS encoding AAA family ATPase, with amino-acid sequence MQFHPKSCRNEREVESKLIVQYLLPKLGYSSDNWHQEVIYGNIRLDFLTVASKKMKNFSSCVVIEAKHPQENLDHHVRRLGHYLIQTQSFYGVLTNGKEFRIYQRQKDKLKFIFYCQGENLANNISKINALIGKESLSQKFSTSSSLSIPKVSQTSIKESKKLPMKVIAVYHNKGGVGKTTTVVNLAAAFSKKGKRVLVIDLDSQANTTFATGLVKFEDEEFDNIKDCNILHILQSEDFYSIEEVAIKSQFSDPEIHVIPSHIDLMEYEKQLIPIAQSRFILNEKLEKVKDKYDIVLIDTPPSLNLYASIALITADYLIIPSDLKPFANQGLTNVKNFIKQNDGSKRFIKKDSIEVLGILACKISTNARFVQSTLRKRLEVIPQRYQIPMMETVIYDRDDLAKCSEKMQIVGDIEIPEPISVLDFKPNSKSAQEFEILADEILEKIGE; translated from the coding sequence TTGCAATTTCATCCTAAATCCTGTCGTAATGAAAGGGAAGTAGAGAGTAAGCTAATTGTTCAATATTTACTCCCAAAATTAGGTTATTCTTCTGATAATTGGCATCAAGAAGTTATCTATGGCAATATTCGCTTAGATTTCTTGACAGTTGCTTCTAAAAAAATGAAGAATTTTTCTTCTTGTGTTGTCATTGAAGCGAAACACCCTCAAGAAAATTTAGATCATCATGTGCGTCGTTTGGGACATTATTTGATTCAAACGCAAAGTTTTTATGGGGTATTAACCAATGGTAAAGAATTCCGAATTTATCAACGGCAAAAAGATAAATTAAAGTTTATCTTTTATTGTCAAGGGGAAAACCTTGCTAACAATATCAGCAAAATAAATGCTTTAATTGGTAAGGAGAGTTTAAGTCAAAAGTTCTCTACTTCTTCATCCCTTTCTATTCCTAAAGTTTCTCAAACATCTATTAAGGAGTCTAAAAAATTACCCATGAAAGTTATTGCCGTTTATCATAATAAGGGTGGTGTTGGAAAAACAACTACTGTTGTTAATTTAGCTGCTGCTTTTAGCAAGAAAGGAAAACGAGTTTTAGTCATTGATTTAGATAGTCAAGCTAATACAACTTTTGCCACTGGTTTAGTCAAATTTGAAGATGAAGAATTTGATAATATTAAAGATTGTAATATTCTTCATATCTTACAATCAGAAGATTTTTATAGTATTGAAGAAGTTGCTATAAAATCTCAATTTTCTGATCCTGAGATTCATGTTATTCCTTCTCATATTGACTTGATGGAATATGAAAAACAACTTATTCCTATTGCACAAAGTCGGTTTATTTTAAATGAAAAACTAGAAAAAGTAAAAGATAAATATGATATTGTACTTATAGACACTCCTCCCTCTTTAAATTTATATGCTAGTATTGCTTTAATTACTGCTGACTATTTAATTATTCCTTCTGATTTAAAACCTTTTGCTAATCAGGGACTCACAAATGTAAAAAACTTTATTAAGCAAAATGATGGTTCAAAAAGATTTATAAAGAAAGACTCTATCGAAGTTTTAGGAATTTTAGCTTGTAAAATATCTACTAACGCAAGATTTGTACAATCTACTCTAAGAAAACGTTTAGAAGTTATTCCTCAACGTTATCAAATACCGATGATGGAAACTGTAATTTATGATAGGGATGATTTAGCTAAATGTTCTGAAAAAATGCAAATTGTAGGAGATATAGAGATTCCTGAACCTATCTCAGTTTTAGACTTTAAACCCAATTCTAAATCAGCACAAGAGTTTGAAATTTTAGCAGATGAAATATTAGAAAAAATAGGAGAATAA
- a CDS encoding GAF domain-containing protein, whose product MKIKTPTQETERLEALKQYNILDTPSEQAYDDITRLATFICDVPIALITFVDAERQWFKSKVGLNVAQTPRDISFCSQCILSQEMMLVKDTFLDERFKDNPLVKVDPYIRFYAGIPLLTPNKQPLGTLCVIDRKPRDLSESQKNALEALARQVMIQLELRRVSSQLATALDKIKIMEGLIPICSYCKGIRNDQGYWSTVEKFIEQHSDVEFTHGICNECMKVHFPDVAKVLLEENDDNKRNFVVDN is encoded by the coding sequence ATGAAAATCAAAACCCCTACTCAAGAAACAGAGCGATTAGAAGCTCTCAAACAATATAATATTTTAGATACACCTTCTGAGCAAGCTTACGATGATATTACCCGTTTAGCAACATTTATCTGCGATGTTCCCATTGCTTTAATTACTTTTGTTGATGCAGAACGTCAATGGTTTAAGTCCAAAGTGGGTTTAAATGTGGCTCAAACGCCTCGTGATATTTCATTCTGTTCCCAGTGTATTTTGAGTCAAGAAATGATGCTTGTCAAGGACACTTTTTTAGATGAACGTTTTAAGGATAATCCATTAGTTAAAGTTGATCCTTATATTCGTTTTTATGCAGGGATTCCTTTATTGACTCCCAACAAGCAACCCCTGGGAACCCTTTGTGTTATTGATCGTAAACCTAGAGATTTATCGGAGTCGCAAAAAAATGCTTTAGAGGCTCTCGCACGTCAAGTTATGATACAGTTAGAGTTAAGACGGGTATCTTCTCAGTTAGCCACCGCCTTAGATAAAATTAAGATAATGGAGGGTTTAATTCCCATTTGTTCTTATTGTAAGGGTATTCGTAACGATCAGGGTTATTGGTCAACGGTTGAAAAGTTTATTGAGCAACATTCAGATGTCGAGTTTACTCATGGTATTTGTAACGAATGTATGAAGGTTCATTTTCCTGATGTTGCTAAAGTTTTATTAGAGGAAAATGATGATAATAAAAGGAATTTTGTTGTTGATAATTAA
- a CDS encoding RidA family protein, protein MSNMRVISTDNAPAPVGPYNQAIAAQGELLFISGQIPLDPKTGQLVGDTDISQQTQQVMKNIEAILKAAGANWQNVVKTTVFLSNLENFAPMNQVYAQYFPEATAPARACVEVSRLPKDVLVEIECIAVIS, encoded by the coding sequence ATGAGTAATATGCGAGTGATTTCTACTGATAACGCTCCTGCTCCTGTGGGTCCCTATAATCAGGCGATCGCAGCACAAGGAGAGTTATTATTTATCTCTGGACAAATTCCCTTAGACCCCAAAACGGGGCAACTGGTTGGGGACACTGATATTAGTCAGCAAACCCAACAAGTGATGAAAAATATAGAAGCGATATTAAAAGCAGCGGGGGCAAATTGGCAGAATGTGGTTAAAACCACTGTTTTTCTGAGCAATTTAGAAAACTTCGCCCCTATGAATCAAGTTTATGCTCAATATTTCCCAGAAGCGACCGCACCGGCTCGAGCTTGTGTAGAAGTATCCCGTCTTCCTAAGGATGTTTTAGTCGAGATTGAATGTATTGCGGTCATTTCTTAG
- a CDS encoding STAS/SEC14 domain-containing protein translates to MIEYRNNPDNNIVEISVAGKITEQDLDQIVSRLKTDIEKHDKLRILEEIRSFDGIDPIALWKDVRFGFGYINNFTHAAVVADAKWMRTFAEAVGSILSAEVKAFETSEIETARMWLSKS, encoded by the coding sequence ATGATTGAATACCGAAACAATCCTGACAACAACATTGTGGAAATTAGCGTCGCAGGAAAAATTACCGAACAAGACCTTGATCAGATTGTCTCTCGCTTAAAAACTGATATTGAGAAACATGACAAACTGAGAATTCTTGAAGAAATTCGCAGCTTTGATGGCATTGATCCCATCGCCCTTTGGAAAGATGTGCGATTTGGGTTTGGCTACATCAATAATTTTACCCATGCGGCTGTTGTCGCTGATGCCAAGTGGATGCGAACCTTTGCCGAAGCAGTGGGCAGCATTTTGTCTGCGGAGGTGAAAGCCTTTGAAACTTCAGAAATAGAAACTGCCAGAATGTGGCTTTCTAAATCATAA
- a CDS encoding LPP leucine zipper domain-containing protein, with the protein MTTTPNPEPTLTDVIQKLDKLTGNVEKLTSDVEHLSSDVEHLASDVETLSSEMKRFDERFSDYRQATQWVVQLAFTLIASATITVIITSVLK; encoded by the coding sequence ATGACCACAACCCCTAACCCAGAACCCACTTTAACCGATGTCATCCAAAAACTGGATAAACTTACAGGTAATGTAGAAAAACTGACATCTGATGTTGAACACTTATCCTCTGATGTCGAACACTTAGCATCCGATGTTGAAACCTTATCATCCGAAATGAAGCGGTTTGATGAACGTTTTTCTGACTATCGACAAGCAACACAATGGGTTGTGCAACTTGCTTTTACTTTAATTGCCAGTGCAACCATTACGGTTATTATTACATCGGTTTTGAAATAG
- a CDS encoding pentapeptide repeat-containing protein: MGQTINLADIRNGKIKDLAGLDFSRMDLSGADLTGANLSGATLRTNLRGADLTGANLSDADCRNADLRGAILADIQGKNVSLAGAFLAGSVLSHLDLTGVDLRGCDLRGATLTGTILQQADLSNTNLSGADLSQADLEEAILNGAILRGTNLTSANLLCAQIEQAIIEGTLLTNTCVEGTSLD; encoded by the coding sequence ATGGGTCAAACTATCAATTTAGCGGATATTCGTAACGGAAAAATTAAAGATTTAGCAGGACTAGATTTTTCGAGAATGGACTTATCCGGGGCAGATTTAACCGGGGCAAATTTATCAGGGGCAACCCTACGAACGAACCTACGAGGGGCAGATTTAACCGGAGCAAATTTATCCGATGCAGACTGTCGCAATGCTGATTTAAGAGGGGCTATCTTAGCAGATATTCAAGGCAAAAATGTGAGTTTAGCCGGAGCATTTTTAGCCGGTTCTGTGTTAAGTCATTTAGATTTAACGGGGGTGGATCTTCGTGGTTGTGATCTGCGAGGGGCAACCTTAACAGGGACGATTTTACAACAAGCAGATTTAAGTAATACCAACCTATCGGGGGCTGATTTATCTCAAGCTGATCTCGAAGAAGCTATTCTTAATGGTGCCATTTTAAGAGGGACTAATTTAACCTCTGCTAACCTATTATGCGCTCAAATCGAACAAGCTATCATAGAAGGTACATTATTAACTAATACTTGTGTGGAAGGGACTTCTTTAGATTAA